The Sphingomonas alpina genome has a segment encoding these proteins:
- the fliF gene encoding flagellar basal-body MS-ring/collar protein FliF: protein MSNALTPQPGSALPERFANPLQQISGLLAQPAVRRSLPMVLMVGLIAAAALAWMSFSTAPQKTLFAQLSDADKGAVTQALDQANITSRIDNGSGALTVDEDDYSRARILLAGQGLPKATPGGYAILDQLPMGVSRAVEGERLRQARETELARSIEEIDSVAEARVHLATPEASVFIRDNAAPSASVILKLQAGRSLADSQVASIINLVASSVPGMKSDAVTIVDQMGGLLTKASDRSALGIASDERIAFQRRVEDKYRAQIVQLLTPLVGAGNFTTEVQTDVDLNETQATRESYDKQGALRAEQGNWTGNQKGDAAQPGGIPGALSNTAPPPSTITSPAADAAAAAKAGATPGAPPAGAATTPAEPVKQSDQFARAYDLGKEVSVSRTAPGAITRLSVAVLLRDVEGSKPRSPVEIQQITQLVQTAVGYSQARGDQVTVISRKFAGAATVEDKQPWYDAGWLPVVARNVTAIVIALLVLMLGVRPLARALMKKRDDATPRMALGRDLGNLNASGQPQPGPPVSIDAIAGAQNYDDRIGMVRGFTRDNPARAALAVRDMIKS, encoded by the coding sequence CCTGATCGCCGCCGCCGCACTGGCGTGGATGTCGTTCAGCACCGCACCGCAGAAAACGCTGTTCGCGCAGCTCAGCGACGCCGACAAGGGCGCGGTCACTCAGGCGCTCGACCAGGCCAATATCACCAGCCGCATCGACAATGGCTCGGGTGCGCTGACCGTCGACGAGGATGATTATTCCCGCGCCCGTATCCTGCTTGCGGGTCAGGGCCTGCCCAAGGCGACGCCGGGCGGTTACGCGATTCTCGACCAGTTGCCGATGGGTGTCAGCCGCGCCGTCGAGGGTGAACGCCTGCGCCAGGCGCGCGAGACCGAACTTGCCCGGTCGATCGAAGAAATCGATTCGGTCGCCGAAGCGCGCGTCCATCTTGCCACGCCCGAGGCATCGGTATTCATCCGCGACAATGCCGCGCCATCGGCATCGGTGATCCTCAAGCTCCAGGCCGGGCGCAGCCTGGCGGATTCGCAGGTCGCATCGATCATCAACCTCGTCGCCTCCTCGGTACCGGGGATGAAATCCGATGCGGTCACGATCGTCGACCAGATGGGCGGACTGCTCACCAAGGCATCCGACCGCAGCGCGCTGGGCATCGCCAGCGATGAACGCATCGCGTTTCAGCGCCGCGTCGAGGACAAATATCGCGCCCAGATCGTCCAGCTGCTGACGCCGCTGGTCGGCGCCGGCAATTTCACTACCGAAGTGCAGACCGATGTCGACCTGAACGAGACCCAGGCGACACGCGAAAGCTATGACAAGCAGGGTGCACTGCGCGCCGAACAAGGCAATTGGACCGGCAACCAGAAGGGCGATGCCGCCCAACCCGGCGGCATCCCGGGGGCACTGTCCAACACCGCGCCGCCGCCCTCGACGATCACGTCGCCCGCTGCCGATGCGGCGGCCGCCGCCAAGGCCGGTGCAACGCCGGGCGCACCACCGGCAGGTGCCGCAACGACACCAGCCGAGCCAGTCAAGCAGAGCGACCAGTTCGCCCGCGCCTATGACCTGGGCAAGGAAGTGTCGGTCAGCCGCACCGCGCCGGGGGCGATCACCCGACTGTCGGTCGCCGTATTGCTGCGCGACGTAGAGGGGAGCAAGCCGCGCAGCCCGGTCGAGATCCAGCAGATCACGCAGCTGGTCCAGACCGCCGTCGGCTATAGCCAGGCACGCGGTGACCAGGTGACGGTGATCAGCCGCAAATTCGCCGGCGCCGCAACGGTCGAGGACAAGCAGCCCTGGTATGATGCCGGCTGGCTGCCGGTGGTCGCCCGCAACGTCACCGCGATCGTCATTGCGCTGCTCGTGCTGATGCTCGGCGTCCGTCCGCTCGCCCGCGCGCTGATGAAGAAGCGCGACGATGCGACGCCGCGCATGGCGCTAGGCCGCGATCTCGGCAATCTCAACGCGAGCGGCCAGCCACAGCCCGGTCCGCCGGTCAGCATCGACGCGATCGCCGGCGCACAGAATTACGACGACCGTATCGGCATGGTGCGCGGCTTCACCCGCGACAATCCGGCGCGCGCCGCGCTCGCCGTCAGGGATATGATCAAGTCATGA
- the fliG gene encoding flagellar motor switch protein FliG — MTAPFRNYSGVERAAVLMMLVGEEEAAAILQKLDPEEVRQLGKAMFAVADVSESEVEFVLDDFVGKARERTGISFDPRPQIEAVMHRALGQEKADSVLARIIPTEDACQIDLLDWLDAGEIAAMIEKEHPQIAAVLIANLDPNVGAQVLELLPDSVQPDILHRIARLGPITPEAIETLTTMLAGRAGSAKQSAGLTLGGTRDAAKILSSGRKATEQRVMPKLFKIDREVAKAIEEAMFVFDNLLELDDKNLGTLIRNIDGDILTRALKGVDESVRGRFLGCMSSRAADGIRDEMEARGPMKLSEVLEAQKVIIQIARNLAKDGTIMMGGGEDDYV, encoded by the coding sequence ATGACCGCACCCTTTCGCAACTATAGCGGCGTCGAGCGCGCCGCGGTCCTGATGATGCTGGTCGGCGAGGAGGAAGCCGCCGCCATCCTGCAGAAGCTCGACCCCGAAGAGGTTCGCCAGCTCGGCAAGGCGATGTTCGCCGTCGCCGATGTCAGCGAGAGCGAGGTCGAATTCGTGCTCGACGATTTCGTCGGGAAGGCGCGCGAGCGCACCGGCATCTCATTCGATCCGCGCCCGCAGATCGAGGCGGTGATGCACCGCGCACTCGGCCAGGAAAAAGCCGACAGCGTGCTCGCGCGCATCATCCCGACCGAGGATGCGTGCCAGATCGACCTGCTCGACTGGCTCGACGCGGGCGAGATCGCCGCCATGATCGAGAAGGAACATCCGCAGATTGCAGCGGTGCTGATCGCCAATCTCGACCCCAATGTCGGCGCGCAGGTGCTCGAATTGCTGCCCGATTCTGTACAGCCCGATATCCTCCACCGCATCGCGCGGCTCGGCCCGATCACGCCCGAGGCGATCGAAACGCTGACCACGATGCTCGCCGGCCGCGCCGGATCGGCCAAACAATCCGCCGGTCTGACCTTGGGCGGGACGCGCGACGCAGCGAAGATCCTGTCGAGTGGGCGCAAGGCGACCGAGCAGCGCGTCATGCCGAAACTGTTCAAGATCGACCGCGAGGTGGCCAAGGCGATCGAAGAGGCGATGTTCGTGTTCGACAATCTGCTTGAACTCGACGACAAGAATCTGGGCACGCTGATCCGGAACATCGACGGCGACATCCTCACTCGCGCCTTGAAGGGCGTGGACGAAAGCGTCCGTGGCCGCTTCCTCGGGTGCATGTCGAGCCGCGCCGCCGACGGCATTCGCGACGAGATGGAAGCGCGCGGCCCGATGAAGCTCAGCGAAGTGCTCGAGGCGCAGAAGGTGATCATCCAGATTGCGCGCAACCTGGCCAAGGACGGCACGATCATGATGGGCGGCGGCGAGGACGATTATGTCTGA
- a CDS encoding flagellar hook-length control protein FliK yields the protein MAKPPEKAPKAAGSGGDPSAFTVALADFLKAGDGAPPDDPALPGLPAKRQDLAAGGEALPDDAGTAIDPTLIWLPVTPPQPLPVTQVIPLPGVAPQFAINAALPGLVVAADPALAEMTQLPAGGQPAGAAPAIPGKPVIDISGLVPVEAEPQPVQPVAGKAATSRDAPVLAAGTPAAQPPVPAAQPASQAFAAAILAASHRQRAAGEDDRPVTTATLATALGAVTEATHRPVVQPAGDAQRAPLDLRQDAGLQAMIDRIEVLRDDADSRDTRIRLVPDALGAVDIAVRKHGDTLHVHFTAESAATRTLLSDAQPRLSELAEARGVRIAQSSVDGGGTGAGRQPHPPVPILPAAPARAATDGDTETTTDQRIA from the coding sequence TTGGCAAAGCCGCCCGAAAAGGCGCCGAAAGCCGCCGGTTCCGGCGGTGATCCGAGTGCGTTTACGGTTGCGCTTGCCGATTTTCTGAAGGCTGGGGACGGGGCACCGCCGGACGATCCGGCATTGCCGGGACTCCCCGCAAAGCGGCAGGATCTTGCCGCCGGCGGCGAAGCCTTGCCTGACGATGCCGGTACCGCGATCGATCCGACCCTGATCTGGCTGCCGGTCACCCCGCCGCAACCACTCCCTGTGACGCAGGTCATCCCGCTGCCCGGCGTGGCACCCCAATTTGCGATCAACGCGGCGCTCCCCGGCCTTGTGGTCGCGGCGGATCCTGCGCTGGCGGAAATGACCCAGCTTCCGGCTGGAGGACAGCCGGCAGGAGCCGCTCCAGCGATTCCGGGCAAGCCGGTGATCGACATCTCCGGGCTGGTGCCGGTCGAGGCCGAACCGCAGCCGGTCCAGCCCGTGGCCGGCAAAGCGGCGACAAGCCGCGACGCGCCGGTATTGGCGGCGGGAACGCCAGCCGCGCAGCCACCCGTTCCGGCTGCGCAACCCGCCAGCCAGGCCTTTGCCGCGGCGATCCTCGCCGCCAGCCATCGCCAGCGTGCCGCCGGCGAGGATGATCGTCCGGTGACGACCGCCACCCTTGCCACAGCCCTCGGCGCGGTGACCGAGGCGACGCATCGCCCGGTCGTGCAGCCGGCCGGCGACGCGCAGCGTGCGCCGCTGGACCTGCGCCAGGATGCCGGATTGCAGGCCATGATCGATCGCATCGAAGTGCTGCGCGACGATGCCGATTCGCGTGATACGCGGATCAGGCTCGTTCCCGATGCGCTCGGCGCGGTCGATATCGCGGTGCGCAAGCATGGCGACACGCTGCATGTCCATTTCACCGCCGAAAGCGCCGCGACCCGCACGCTGCTGAGCGATGCGCAGCCACGCCTCTCCGAACTGGCCGAGGCGCGCGGCGTGCGCATCGCGCAATCAAGCGTCGATGGCGGCGGCACCGGCGCCGGGCGCCAGCCGCACCCGCCCGTACCGATCCTGCCGGCCGCCCCGGCTCGCGCAGCAACGGATGGCGACACCGAAACCACCACCGATCAACGCATCGCTTGA
- a CDS encoding FliI/YscN family ATPase, whose product MLNRFTSDYLESLGVPNFAPQPKVSGRLASFDGLLMEAVGLQLPVGTVCQVGARDAGVEAEVIGFRNGRTLLMNLGGPAPLLPQSPVRPLGPPGEAEVGAALLGRVVDGAGKPIDGLGPIRGAGRWPIGGKLQSPLDRGRVLQPMDVGVRAINGLLTIGQGQRIGIMAGSGVGKSVLLGMIVRAAQADVIVIGLIGERSREVADFLETKVAGEARARSVVVAVPANHSPVLRIRGALRTHAIAEAFRAEGKKVLLIMDSLTRVAHAGREIGLALGEPASARGYPPSAIAMLPNLIERAGTCVSSGGSITAIYTVLADGDDGNDPVVDSARSILDGHIVLSRQLAERGVYPAIDIGPSVSRVMTDIVGKPHANAARVLRRHLATYEENRDLVLMGAYRSGADPAIDAAIACHPAVMEYIRQDPDETVSLSDATEELVGVFGAD is encoded by the coding sequence ATGTTGAACCGCTTCACGTCCGACTATCTCGAATCGCTTGGGGTGCCGAACTTCGCGCCACAACCCAAGGTATCGGGACGCCTCGCCTCGTTCGACGGCCTGTTGATGGAAGCAGTCGGCCTGCAGCTGCCGGTCGGCACGGTGTGTCAGGTCGGCGCCAGGGACGCGGGTGTCGAGGCCGAAGTGATCGGTTTCCGCAATGGCCGCACCTTGCTGATGAATCTCGGCGGCCCTGCGCCCTTGCTCCCGCAATCGCCGGTCCGGCCGCTTGGCCCTCCCGGTGAAGCCGAGGTCGGCGCGGCCCTGCTTGGCCGGGTTGTCGATGGGGCGGGCAAGCCGATCGACGGGCTCGGCCCGATTCGCGGCGCCGGGCGCTGGCCGATCGGCGGCAAGCTGCAAAGCCCGCTCGACCGGGGCCGCGTATTGCAGCCAATGGATGTCGGGGTGCGCGCGATCAACGGGTTGCTCACCATCGGCCAGGGCCAGCGTATCGGCATCATGGCCGGCTCCGGTGTCGGCAAATCGGTGCTGCTCGGCATGATCGTGCGCGCCGCGCAAGCCGATGTCATCGTCATCGGACTGATCGGCGAGCGCAGCCGCGAAGTCGCCGACTTTCTCGAGACCAAGGTGGCGGGCGAAGCGCGTGCGCGTTCGGTGGTCGTGGCGGTCCCTGCCAATCATTCCCCCGTGCTGCGCATCCGCGGCGCGCTGCGCACCCATGCCATTGCCGAAGCGTTCCGCGCCGAGGGCAAGAAGGTGCTGCTGATCATGGACAGCCTGACTCGCGTCGCCCATGCCGGCCGCGAGATCGGCCTGGCGCTGGGCGAACCGGCCAGCGCGCGCGGCTATCCGCCCAGCGCGATCGCCATGCTGCCCAATCTGATCGAACGTGCCGGCACCTGCGTGTCGAGCGGCGGATCGATCACCGCGATCTATACCGTGCTCGCCGACGGCGACGACGGCAACGACCCCGTGGTCGATTCGGCCCGCTCCATCCTCGATGGGCATATCGTGCTGTCGCGCCAGCTCGCCGAGCGCGGCGTCTATCCCGCGATCGATATCGGGCCCTCGGTCAGCCGGGTGATGACCGACATCGTCGGCAAGCCGCACGCCAATGCAGCGCGCGTGCTGCGCCGGCATCTCGCCACCTATGAAGAGAATCGCGACCTGGTGCTGATGGGGGCCTATCGCTCCGGCGCCGACCCGGCGATCGATGCCGCGATCGCCTGCCATCCGGCGGTGATGGAATATATCCGCCAGGATCCGGACGAAACCGTGTCGCTGAGCGATGCGACCGAGGAACTGGTCGGCGTGTTCGGCGCCGATTGA
- a CDS encoding FliH/SctL family protein, which translates to MSDFAPGFSARHNAAAQVLHQAFSMPDEGFFPSDLRARAKPSGPVHFSPQVNPRHFEPADPDTNPTEGWDPFDTGTPSGFVDPIVTAHSAGYAEGIAAALAEAGEAGERDRALLARLGEALRADDRLDREHMARQLRQTVLFLVTRIVGEVGIAPDILAGRIDAAAEILADSAESALLRVHPDDVALLEDKLPRSVFAVGDTAIARGSFVLESASTIVEDGPELWLEQLALAIDRVAVPPAC; encoded by the coding sequence ATGTCTGATTTCGCCCCCGGCTTCTCCGCCCGCCACAATGCCGCGGCCCAGGTGCTGCACCAGGCATTCTCGATGCCTGATGAGGGATTCTTCCCCTCCGACCTGCGCGCGCGCGCCAAGCCCTCGGGTCCGGTGCATTTCTCGCCCCAGGTCAATCCCAGGCATTTCGAGCCCGCCGATCCCGACACCAACCCGACCGAGGGCTGGGACCCGTTCGACACCGGCACGCCGTCGGGCTTCGTCGATCCGATCGTGACCGCGCATTCCGCGGGCTATGCCGAAGGAATCGCCGCGGCACTGGCCGAAGCGGGTGAAGCGGGTGAGCGCGACCGCGCGCTGCTCGCCCGGCTTGGCGAAGCGCTCCGGGCGGACGACCGGCTCGATCGCGAACATATGGCGCGCCAGTTGCGCCAGACCGTGCTCTTCCTGGTGACCCGGATCGTCGGCGAGGTCGGCATTGCGCCCGATATCCTTGCCGGGCGGATCGACGCGGCCGCCGAAATCCTTGCCGACAGTGCCGAATCGGCGTTGCTGCGCGTCCATCCCGACGATGTCGCGCTGCTCGAAGATAAATTGCCGCGCAGCGTGTTCGCGGTCGGTGACACCGCGATCGCACGCGGCAGCTTCGTGCTCGAATCCGCCTCGACCATCGTCGAGGACGGCCCGGAACTCTGGTTGGAACAGCTCGCGCTTGCGATCGATCGCGTCGCGGTGCCGCCTGCATGTTGA